TTTCGACAATCACACTCTTGCCCGCATCAAGACATTTGAGAGCAAGAGGAGCATGCACATTGTGAGGAGTGACCACGGTTACTAAATCGAGGTCATTCATTTTGAGCATTTCATCTGCATCGGTGAAATAGCCTTTTAAGCCAGGGAATTCCTTCTCCGCCACAACAGCCATCTTCGGGTCCTTATCGCATATAGCGACAAGCTCAAGACCTTCGGTCATGGTGACCCATTCTGCATGATCTTTTCCCATACGATAGGAAGGACCGTAACCTAACACACCGCAGCGGATGGTTTTATTGGTCTTTTCTTCGCCTGTAGTCCAAGCAATGCCTCTGACAAGAAGTTTTTGGAATTCAAAGTTCTTCCAGGGGGTTGAGTTATGCCCTAGCGCAAGATAGAAAACTCGGCCTTCGCCGTATTCTTTGGTATAGGCTAAGGGAAACTTTTCGCCTTTGAAGCTGGTTTCCAACAACAAGTGAACCTTACTCGGGTCATGGCTGTCGAGGATATACATCTCGTCAGGAATAGTGAAATCTTTGATTCGGGTGGTGATATAGTGGCCATTATCCACTACCTTTACATTCATATCTCCGAACTCAGGGTGTGTTCTGAATTCTCCGCCAATCATGTCCACATAGGCTCGGCTGCCTCTGAAGCTATCGGCTGCGCAATGCACGCCAACGAAACCACCGCCGCCTTTGATAAACCCAAGAAGCGCATCTTCTCTGGGGCCTGTTAATTCTTCAGCAAATCCAGTTGTAGCAACCACAACCGTCGCATAATCGCCAGATTTGAGTTTTAAGAAAGCATCTAAGTCAGTTGTGGACTCTACACAAAACCTTCCATCGCCATCCATCAACTTCTTTAACGTCTCAGCCTCACGATACCCGGGATGATAATCCGGCCCACCATATACAAATAAAATTTTCTTCATTATTCAATTCCTCCATTAACTCAACAATACCTACAACACAATCCTATCCGCAAGGTTTATTTTGGTTTTAGGATAAAGAAGGAGATGAGGTATTGTCCACGACGCGCTGTCAGGCACATCGCCCCTGATATTGTCGAAGGGGCTTCATAAAAATCTCCCTACGAAGAGAAAGGTTCAAGCAAATGTAGGTTGCCCCTCTCTGTGATTCGGAGAGGGGCCTGCGAAGCAGAGAATGAGGTCTTTATCTTGCTGTGAACTGCTCTATTCGACTGAAGGAGTGGGAGACGTATTGAGAGCCTCTTTGATCGGATAAGGCGATTACAACCCAATAATAGATTTGTCCACTTATCAGTGCTGGACCGTCGTACGTCCAACTATTGACGTTATTGAGAGTTACCTCGCGGATGGGGGTAACGTCCCAATCGGGATAGATTTGGTAGACAATCACACTATAAGCCTCTGCGCCGATAACAGAGGTCCAAGAGAACCGTAGATTGGATGTATCTACTAAAGTGCTACCAAATGCTTCTAATGGAGTTGCGCTGATGATTGAGCTTCTTTGAGAGGATGATCCGCTCAGATCAGGATAATCAGTATTTAGAGCCGTTAGTTGGTAATAATAGGTTTGATTGGGGCCGATAAATTGATCTTGATCGGCATAGAAATTGGCCAATGGGTCGCGAAGATAGTCGATGGCGTCAATCACTCCTATTGATGTGCCACGGAAGATACCGTATCCCAAGAGCGCTGAATCGTTGGAGAAAGCCCAAGACAAGTCGATCTCATAGAGTGTATCGGCGGTGAATAGACGAGTTAATTTTGTCTTGCTAGTTTTGACTAAACGCGGGTCAATGTGAGTTTTAATTGCTTCATATGCTTTTGTTAGCTCAGCGCTACGTGGACTTCGAGTAGGGGTGCTGGGGACAGTCCATGTTGAAATACTGATACCGGTTGGCGCAGAAAGTCCGGGGTTTTGCGAATAGCTGAGATTAAATGAAAGTCTCGTAACACGCCCTGCGATGACTTGTTTGTTGTTAACGACATCATTCTCATTGGTTTGAGCGGAAGCGGTTACAATATAGTTTAAGCCGGAGATCAAACCATCAAGACGATAATACCCATCTATGTTTGTAGCCGTAACTGATGCGCT
This portion of the bacterium genome encodes:
- a CDS encoding ThuA domain-containing protein, coding for MKKILFVYGGPDYHPGYREAETLKKLMDGDGRFCVESTTDLDAFLKLKSGDYATVVVATTGFAEELTGPREDALLGFIKGGGGFVGVHCAADSFRGSRAYVDMIGGEFRTHPEFGDMNVKVVDNGHYITTRIKDFTIPDEMYILDSHDPSKVHLLLETSFKGEKFPLAYTKEYGEGRVFYLALGHNSTPWKNFEFQKLLVRGIAWTTGEEKTNKTIRCGVLGYGPSYRMGKDHAEWVTMTEGLELVAICDKDPKMAVVAEKEFPGLKGYFTDADEMLKMNDLDLVTVVTPHNVHAPLALKCLDAGKSVIVEKPMCITAAEATAMINKAREKDLMLSVFQNRRWDNDFICIKNILSRWLIGDIFHIECRIGGYGKPGDVWRSNKEISGGILYDIGAHRLDQILQLIPSKITHVMGNFQKRVWDMFTNEDHAQCYVKFEDGTVVDLIMSNMWATGGPDWRIMGTKGSFENGHDEGYKVVSYTSDIKMEYTIPTWETGYDWWHYYRNIADHMLLGEELIVKPEQSRRVIGIFDAAEQSAKLGHSIPPLPECE
- a CDS encoding carboxypeptidase-like regulatory domain-containing protein, producing MLRRILWLALLPILIVGCGGGVGGGSSSSGVVTGNIADSDGKPIVDAIVSADNNSSTQSTLQGMYRLEGISVGDQTIRAEIVIDGVRWRGQNVATVIIDSFSSQSKNVNITMAPELQLGSFDGYVYGPDGLPVVRARVFAASDRQLSASVTATNIDGYYRLDGLISGLNYIVTASAQTNENDVVNNKQVIAGRVTRLSFNLSYSQNPGLSAPTGISISTWTVPSTPTRSPRSAELTKAYEAIKTHIDPRLVKTSKTKLTRLFTADTLYEIDLSWAFSNDSALLGYGIFRGTSIGVIDAIDYLRDPLANFYADQDQFIGPNQTYYYQLTALNTDYPDLSGSSSQRSSIISATPLEAFGSTLVDTSNLRFSWTSVIGAEAYSVIVYQIYPDWDVTPIREVTLNNVNSWTYDGPALISGQIYYWVVIALSDQRGSQYVSHSFSRIEQFTAR